One genomic region from Lysobacterales bacterium encodes:
- a CDS encoding FAD-dependent monooxygenase codes for MKPLHIAIAGYGSAGQAASLLLTREGHRVDVFERVAHPGPVGAGFLLQPTGMGVLLELELLDAALQLGAPVRRLFGDLPNGRRIMDMRYAELQPQLFGLGMQRGALFQMMHAARSEATQLHFGVDMQSVDAEQGLLRSADGRQHGPYDLVIAADGSGSQLRAALGPHRLDRPYPWGALWCLVAAEGWPHTDELRQRYQGAQRMIGLLPVGGCGADPRPHLSFFWSLPCADFERWRSGDLEAWRSELYALWPEATEVLMRLPAEASGLARASYRDTVLRRWHAGRLCAIGDAAHAMSPQLGQGVNMALLDALALRDALRAESRVDAALRRYAAERRAHVGSYHLWSRWLTPLFQSDHRLLARLRDALFLPLSRLPGSRGQSLAVLSGTQQGLFGRRRLDPRLLQKLALLDQ; via the coding sequence GTGAAACCCCTGCACATCGCCATCGCCGGCTACGGCAGCGCGGGCCAGGCGGCCAGCCTGCTGCTGACGCGCGAAGGGCATCGCGTCGACGTGTTCGAGCGCGTGGCGCACCCGGGGCCGGTCGGGGCAGGCTTCCTGCTGCAGCCGACCGGGATGGGCGTGCTGCTGGAACTGGAGCTGCTCGATGCCGCCCTGCAGCTCGGCGCGCCGGTGCGGCGACTGTTCGGCGACCTGCCGAACGGCCGTCGCATCATGGACATGCGCTACGCCGAGCTGCAGCCGCAGCTGTTCGGTCTGGGCATGCAGCGCGGCGCGCTGTTCCAGATGATGCATGCCGCGCGCTCCGAGGCCACCCAGCTGCATTTCGGTGTCGACATGCAGTCGGTGGACGCCGAACAGGGCCTGCTGCGCAGCGCCGACGGCCGCCAGCACGGACCCTACGACCTGGTGATCGCCGCCGACGGCTCGGGCTCGCAGCTGCGCGCAGCCCTCGGGCCGCACCGGCTGGATCGACCGTATCCCTGGGGCGCCCTGTGGTGCCTTGTTGCAGCCGAGGGCTGGCCGCACACCGATGAGCTGCGCCAGCGCTACCAGGGCGCGCAGCGGATGATCGGCCTGCTGCCGGTGGGCGGCTGCGGCGCCGATCCGCGCCCGCATCTGAGTTTCTTCTGGAGCCTGCCCTGCGCCGACTTCGAACGCTGGCGCTCAGGCGACCTGGAGGCCTGGCGCAGCGAGCTGTACGCGCTCTGGCCGGAAGCCACCGAGGTCCTCATGCGTCTGCCGGCCGAGGCTTCCGGACTGGCCCGCGCCAGCTACCGCGACACCGTGCTGCGGCGCTGGCATGCGGGGCGCCTCTGCGCGATCGGAGACGCCGCGCATGCGATGAGCCCGCAGCTGGGTCAGGGCGTCAACATGGCTCTGCTGGATGCACTGGCCCTGCGCGATGCCCTGCGCGCGGAGTCGCGGGTCGACGCGGCGCTGCGCCGCTATGCCGCCGAGCGTCGCGCGCATGTCGGCAGCTATCACCTGTGGTCGCGCTGGCTGACGCCGCTGTTCCAGTCCGACCACCGCCTGCTCGCACGCCTGCGCGACGCCCTGTTCCTGCCGCTGTCGCGCCTGCCAGGCAGCCGCGGCCAGAGCCTCGCGGTGCTGTCGGGTACGCAGCAGGGGCTGTTTGGGCGCAGGCGCCTCGACCCGCGACTGCTGCAGAAGCTGGCGCTCCTCGATCAGTGA